One window of Camelina sativa cultivar DH55 chromosome 4, Cs, whole genome shotgun sequence genomic DNA carries:
- the LOC104782824 gene encoding 3-isopropylmalate dehydratase small subunit 3 gives MAASLQSVNPTLSRNLSSPNNSSSFVPFRSPFLRFNSTSVAPDFKPLVSFRNASSSFVTRSAAEPQERKTFHGLCYVVGDNIDTDQIIPAEFLTLVPSNPDEYEKLGSHALVGLPAAYKERFVQPGEMKTKYSIIIGGENFGCGSSREHAPVCLGAAGAKAVVAQSYARIFFRNSVATGEIYPLDSEVRVCDECKTGDVATIELREGDSILINHTTGKEYKLKAIGDAGPVIDAGGIFAYARKAGMIPSAAP, from the coding sequence ATGGCGGCTTCTCTTCAATCTGTAAACCCTACATTGTCACGAAACCTATCTTCACCGAACAACTCTTCCTCCTTCGTTCCCTTCCGATCTCCATTCCTCAGATTCAATTCCACCTCCGTCGCTCCCGATTTCAAACCCCTCGTTTCGTTTCGAAACGCATCATCATCCTTCGTCACTCGCTCAGCCGCCGAGCCGCAAGAGAGAAAGACCTTCCATGGACTCTGCTACGTCGTCGGTGACAACATCGACACCGACCAAATCATTCCCGCTGAGTTTCTCACACTCGTCCCTTCGAATCCAGACGAGTACGAGAAGCTCGGCTCCCACGCTCTAGTTGGTCTCCCAGCTGCTTACAAGGAGAGATTCGTTCAGCCTGGTGAGATGAAGACCAAGTACTCGATCATCATCGGCGGTGAGAACTTCGGATGCGGTTCGTCTCGTGAACACGCTCCGGTTTGTCTCGGCGCGGCGGGAGCTAAAGCGGTGGTGGCTCAGTCTTACGCTAGGATCTTTTTCAGGAACTCTGTGGCTACGGGTGAGATTTATCCGCTTGATTCGGAAGTTAGGGTTTGTGATGAGTGTAAAACAGGGGATGTTGCGACGATTGAGTTGAGGGAAGGTGATAGTATTTTGATTAATCATACGACTGGGAAAGAGTATAAGCTCAAGGCTATAGGTGACGCTGGACCTGTCATTGATGCTGGAGGTATATTTGCTTATGCTAGGAAAGCTGGTATGATTCCTTCTGCTGCTCCCTGA